One genomic window of Microbacterium sp. BH-3-3-3 includes the following:
- a CDS encoding L-serine ammonia-lyase, iron-sulfur-dependent, subunit alpha, producing the protein MSAYVSAFELFSIGIGPSSSHTVGPMRAAVDFAARLRAHGILERVASVSCALYGSLGATGIGHGTPDAVVAGLQGLEPETVDPDAVRRAWSDWPDGRSLRLAGEHEIPFAKSDVALVPRTRLPGHPNALTLVARDADGVVLVEETFYSIGGGFIRREGEPSAVAAAPMPLAFDDAATLIELCDERGITIAEAARLNEAALRSDDEIAAGLDRIWDAMATCVDAGLRNDGVLPGILKVKRRAAVIRGQLDAIEAEGHRELPGEWLGAFALAVNEENAAGGRVVTAPTNGAAGILPAVAMYWWRFLADSGLGAGNAVTPYGELVGSALLGYDGHAVTRGEVAAWDDGDVAEANRRRGIRRFLLTATALGSLFKANASISGAEGGCQAEVGSACAMAAGGLTAVMGGTNRQIENAAEIAMEHHLGLTCDPVGGLVQIPCIERNAIAASTAVTAARLALRGDGSHYVSLDAVVETMRQTGIDMSTKYKETSEGGLAVNVIEC; encoded by the coding sequence CATCCTCGAGCGGGTGGCATCCGTCTCGTGCGCGCTCTACGGATCGCTCGGTGCGACCGGCATCGGCCATGGCACCCCCGACGCCGTCGTGGCGGGCCTGCAGGGCCTCGAGCCCGAGACCGTGGATCCGGATGCCGTCCGCCGCGCGTGGTCGGACTGGCCCGACGGGCGTTCCCTCCGCCTCGCCGGCGAGCATGAGATCCCGTTCGCGAAGAGCGATGTCGCCCTCGTGCCCCGGACGCGCCTTCCCGGGCATCCCAACGCCCTCACCCTCGTCGCGCGCGACGCCGACGGGGTCGTCCTCGTCGAGGAGACGTTCTACTCGATCGGCGGGGGCTTCATCCGCCGCGAGGGCGAACCGTCGGCTGTCGCGGCCGCGCCCATGCCGCTCGCCTTCGACGACGCGGCCACCCTGATCGAGCTGTGCGACGAGCGCGGCATCACCATCGCCGAAGCCGCGCGCCTCAACGAAGCGGCCCTGCGCTCCGACGACGAGATCGCCGCGGGCCTCGACCGCATCTGGGACGCCATGGCCACCTGCGTCGACGCCGGCCTGCGCAACGACGGGGTGCTCCCCGGCATCCTGAAGGTCAAGCGCCGAGCCGCCGTCATCCGAGGACAGCTGGATGCCATCGAGGCCGAGGGTCATCGAGAGTTGCCGGGGGAGTGGCTCGGGGCGTTCGCGCTTGCCGTGAACGAAGAGAACGCGGCCGGTGGTCGAGTCGTGACGGCGCCCACGAACGGCGCGGCTGGAATCCTTCCGGCGGTGGCGATGTACTGGTGGCGTTTCCTCGCCGACTCGGGACTGGGGGCGGGCAACGCCGTGACCCCCTACGGCGAGCTGGTGGGCAGCGCTCTTCTCGGGTACGACGGCCACGCTGTCACCCGCGGCGAGGTCGCCGCGTGGGACGACGGTGACGTGGCCGAGGCGAACCGTCGCCGTGGCATTCGACGCTTCCTGCTCACCGCGACGGCGCTCGGCTCGCTCTTCAAAGCCAACGCGTCGATCTCGGGCGCCGAGGGCGGGTGCCAGGCCGAAGTCGGCTCCGCGTGCGCGATGGCCGCGGGTGGTCTCACCGCCGTCATGGGTGGGACGAACCGGCAGATCGAGAACGCGGCCGAGATCGCGATGGAGCACCATCTGGGCCTGACGTGCGATCCGGTGGGTGGGCTCGTGCAGATCCCCTGCATCGAGCGCAACGCCATCGCCGCGTCGACGGCGGTCACCGCGGCGCGGCTCGCGCTGCGCGGCGACGGCTCGCACTACGTCTCGCTCGACGCGGTGGTCGAGACCATGCGCCAGACCGGCATCGACATGTCGACGAAGTACAAAGAGACCAGCGAGGGCGGCCTGGCGGTCAACGTCATCGAGTGCTGA